One stretch of Tepiditoga spiralis DNA includes these proteins:
- a CDS encoding class I SAM-dependent rRNA methyltransferase: MIVKLKKNIKSRVANGHPWIYENEIESVEGNPNPGDIVSVFRGSNFLGKGYYNQNSLIRVRILTRKNVEIDKEFFKDKIEKALNYRNLIYPNSNTYRLIFGESDGLPGLIIDKFDDYISMQINTLGIFLRKNYIVESLIELLNPKGIYEKDDERSSKIEKFEMTNKWIYKSGPELIPFTLNGITFFADTLGQKTGFFLDQRNNALETAKYSKDKTVLDAFTYTGNFGVHCLNAGAKHVTFVDYSERSLYVLEQTLKINNFDSSRYEIINANTFDYLRTLDSIGKLYDVTIIDPPSMAKSRKVKNGAIRGYKELNLRAMKITKSGGFLSTSSCTQIIYDEEFKKIIYSAGEDTKKILKVIFRGYQSPDHPINLNILETEYLKHMLIKVENIDNF; the protein is encoded by the coding sequence ATGATAGTAAAATTAAAGAAAAATATTAAATCTCGTGTAGCTAATGGTCACCCTTGGATATATGAAAATGAAATAGAAAGTGTTGAAGGTAATCCAAATCCAGGAGATATTGTTTCTGTTTTTAGAGGAAGTAATTTTTTAGGGAAAGGTTATTACAATCAAAATTCTTTAATAAGAGTTAGGATCTTAACAAGGAAAAATGTAGAAATAGATAAAGAGTTTTTCAAAGATAAAATAGAAAAAGCTTTAAATTATAGAAATTTAATATATCCAAACAGTAATACTTATCGCTTAATATTTGGAGAAAGCGATGGACTCCCAGGTTTAATAATAGATAAGTTTGATGATTATATATCAATGCAAATTAATACTTTGGGAATATTTTTAAGAAAAAATTATATAGTTGAATCATTAATAGAATTATTAAATCCAAAAGGAATTTATGAAAAAGATGATGAGAGAAGTTCTAAAATTGAAAAGTTTGAAATGACTAATAAATGGATATATAAAAGTGGTCCGGAATTAATTCCTTTTACTTTAAATGGCATAACTTTTTTTGCAGACACTTTAGGACAAAAAACTGGATTTTTCCTTGATCAAAGAAATAATGCTCTTGAAACGGCAAAATATTCAAAGGATAAAACTGTTCTTGATGCTTTTACCTATACTGGAAACTTTGGTGTTCATTGTTTAAATGCTGGAGCTAAACATGTAACTTTTGTTGATTATTCAGAGAGATCATTATATGTTCTTGAACAAACTTTGAAGATAAATAATTTTGATAGTTCAAGATATGAAATAATAAATGCTAATACTTTTGATTATTTAAGAACATTAGATTCAATTGGTAAACTATATGATGTTACAATAATAGATCCACCATCAATGGCTAAATCAAGAAAAGTAAAAAATGGTGCAATAAGAGGTTATAAAGAATTAAATTTAAGAGCTATGAAGATAACAAAAAGTGGAGGTTTTTTATCTACTTCTTCGTGTACTCAAATAATTTATGATGAAGAGTTTAAAAAAATAATTTATTCAGCAGGTGAAGATACAAAAAAAATTTTAAAAGTTATTTTTAGAGGTTATCAATCTCCTGATCATCCAATAAATTTAAATATTTTAGAAACAGAATATTTAAAACACATGCTAATAAAAGTAGAAAATATCGATAATTTTTAG
- a CDS encoding zinc metallopeptidase, translated as MFFYDSTLILLIPAFIFSVIAQMKVKSTFNKYSRKMSTMGESGASFARRMLDSMGLFDVKIENVNGYLSDHYDPTSKILRLSNATYNNKSVAAIGVAAHEVGHAIQHSKGYKPLALRSAVVPMANFGSNLSWLIFFGGFIFNAPLLLNIGIILFSFVVAFTLITLPVEFDASRRALKQLPMLGMPNSEVSMVKSVLTSAAMTYVAAAAVAILQLIRMILLSRRD; from the coding sequence ATGTTTTTTTATGATTCAACACTTATATTATTAATACCAGCATTTATTTTTTCTGTAATAGCTCAAATGAAAGTAAAGAGTACTTTTAATAAATATTCAAGAAAAATGTCTACAATGGGTGAAAGTGGCGCATCTTTTGCAAGAAGAATGTTAGATTCTATGGGACTTTTTGATGTAAAAATAGAAAATGTTAATGGATATTTGAGCGATCATTATGATCCAACATCAAAAATTTTGAGATTATCAAATGCAACATACAACAATAAATCAGTTGCTGCAATAGGTGTTGCAGCTCATGAAGTTGGACATGCAATTCAACATTCAAAAGGATATAAACCGCTTGCTTTAAGAAGTGCAGTTGTACCTATGGCAAACTTTGGTTCTAACTTATCGTGGTTAATATTTTTTGGAGGTTTCATATTTAATGCTCCGTTATTATTGAATATAGGAATAATATTGTTTTCTTTTGTTGTTGCTTTTACATTAATAACTTTACCAGTAGAATTTGATGCAAGTAGAAGAGCTTTAAAGCAACTACCAATGTTAGGAATGCCAAATAGTGAAGTTTCAATGGTAAAAAGTGTTTTAACTTCTGCAGCTATGACATATGTTGCAGCAGCAGCAGTTGCAATATTACAATTAATTAGAATGATACTTTTATCGAGAAGAGATTAG
- a CDS encoding transcription antitermination factor NusB, with protein MVRSIAFKILKKFDKRYKVSIEDINIAKDILNDLQIRELKGMVWGTIRNLTKIDYILSKFVKNFNKNTPASKTILRLGVYQLLAGYDEHAVVYETVELAKNKKLKGFINAVLRKCIREIESMEFPENIKYSYPKWIYDYIKKNYSFYKEILEKHIYPSNLVLRVNTLKTNRKELSKLLQDKKWDVAETIHSSYAIEVLNLNEVPEYSNEYKNGYFYIQNESSQLVPIIMNPNENDMILDMCSAPGGKTTFISQLMNNKGKIIALDNDFDRISMVSENIKRLGILNTSTELISASEYKSSIKFDKILMDVPCSSIGTSSIHPEVILRTNKKDTLNYQKIQREIIKNSFNLIKKDGKVIYSTCTIFKEENTDNMKWISKNYNVEFIDFSKELKNMNVKYYYDGYGYYIIPDDTLIPFYICKYKVR; from the coding sequence ATGGTAAGAAGTATAGCTTTTAAAATTTTAAAAAAGTTTGATAAAAGATATAAAGTTTCTATTGAAGATATAAATATTGCGAAAGATATTTTAAATGACTTACAAATAAGAGAATTAAAAGGAATGGTTTGGGGAACTATAAGAAATTTAACTAAAATAGATTATATCCTTTCAAAATTTGTAAAAAACTTTAATAAAAACACACCAGCCTCAAAAACAATTTTAAGGCTGGGTGTTTATCAATTATTAGCTGGATATGATGAACATGCAGTTGTTTATGAAACGGTTGAACTTGCAAAAAATAAAAAATTAAAAGGATTTATAAATGCAGTTTTAAGAAAGTGCATTAGAGAAATTGAAAGTATGGAATTTCCAGAAAACATAAAGTATTCGTATCCAAAGTGGATTTACGATTATATAAAAAAGAATTATTCTTTTTATAAAGAAATATTAGAAAAACATATTTATCCTTCAAATCTTGTTTTAAGAGTTAATACATTAAAAACAAATAGAAAAGAGTTAAGTAAACTATTGCAAGATAAAAAATGGGATGTGGCTGAAACTATTCATAGTTCTTATGCAATAGAAGTTTTAAATTTAAATGAAGTGCCAGAATATTCTAATGAATATAAAAATGGATATTTTTATATTCAAAATGAATCTTCTCAACTCGTTCCAATAATTATGAATCCAAATGAAAATGATATGATTTTAGATATGTGTTCAGCACCAGGAGGAAAAACAACCTTTATTTCTCAATTGATGAATAATAAAGGTAAAATAATAGCTTTAGATAATGATTTTGATAGAATTTCAATGGTTTCAGAAAATATAAAAAGACTTGGTATTCTTAATACAAGTACAGAATTAATTTCTGCTTCAGAATATAAATCAAGTATAAAGTTTGATAAAATATTAATGGATGTTCCATGTTCTTCAATAGGAACTTCATCAATACATCCAGAAGTTATTTTAAGAACAAATAAAAAAGATACTTTAAATTATCAGAAGATACAAAGAGAAATAATAAAAAACTCTTTTAATTTGATAAAAAAAGATGGAAAAGTTATTTATTCAACGTGTACAATTTTTAAAGAAGAAAATACTGATAATATGAAATGGATATCAAAAAATTATAATGTTGAATTTATTGATTTTTCAAAAGAGTTAAAAAATATGAATGTAAAATATTACTATGATGGATACGGATATTATATAATTCCAGATGATACTTTAATACCTTTTTATATTTGTAAATATAAGGTTAGATAG
- the rlmN gene encoding 23S rRNA (adenine(2503)-C(2))-methyltransferase RlmN, translated as MKKNVLDFTFEELEGYITQKLEMKKFRATQIADWIYKKHIYEFDNMKNISKDDRYLLNENLYIGIPEIKAVQESKIDGTTKFLFELEDGSTVESVILFYPNRVSACISTQVGCALKCKFCSTGASGFVRDMTAGEIVSQILAMEEVKNININNIVYMGMGEPFLNYDNVIKSIKILNDKKMKCLGGRHITVSTSGIVEKIEELGDLPIEVRLSVSLHAPNNEIRDKIMPINNKYPIEQVIQGCKDYQEKTNKRVTMEYIMIRGLNDSEENARELAKLIQDLKVMVNLIPVNPNPAGYERPSKKFIDQFAKILIENGIDVTIRAEKGTDIDAACGQLRRRNEKK; from the coding sequence ATGAAAAAAAATGTATTGGATTTTACTTTTGAAGAATTAGAAGGTTATATAACTCAAAAGTTGGAAATGAAAAAATTTAGAGCTACTCAAATAGCTGATTGGATTTATAAAAAACATATTTATGAATTTGATAATATGAAGAATATTTCAAAAGATGATAGATATTTATTAAATGAGAATTTGTATATAGGAATACCAGAAATAAAGGCAGTACAAGAATCTAAAATTGATGGAACTACAAAATTTTTATTTGAACTTGAAGATGGGAGTACTGTTGAATCAGTAATTTTATTTTATCCTAATAGAGTTTCTGCATGTATTTCTACACAAGTTGGTTGTGCATTAAAATGTAAATTTTGTTCAACAGGAGCTTCTGGATTTGTAAGAGATATGACAGCAGGAGAAATAGTTTCTCAAATACTTGCAATGGAAGAAGTAAAAAATATAAACATAAATAATATAGTTTATATGGGAATGGGTGAACCATTTTTAAATTATGATAATGTAATTAAAAGTATAAAAATTTTAAATGATAAAAAAATGAAATGTCTTGGTGGAAGACACATAACTGTTTCAACTTCTGGTATAGTAGAAAAAATAGAAGAATTAGGTGATTTACCAATAGAAGTAAGGCTTTCTGTTTCATTACATGCACCAAACAATGAAATAAGAGATAAAATTATGCCTATAAACAATAAATATCCAATTGAACAAGTAATTCAAGGATGTAAAGATTATCAAGAAAAAACAAATAAAAGAGTTACTATGGAATATATAATGATAAGAGGATTGAATGATTCAGAAGAAAATGCAAGAGAACTTGCAAAATTAATACAAGATTTAAAAGTGATGGTTAATTTAATACCAGTTAATCCTAATCCAGCAGGATATGAAAGACCATCAAAAAAATTTATAGATCAATTTGCTAAAATTTTAATTGAAAATGGTATTGATGTTACAATAAGAGCAGAAAAAGGTACTGATATAGATGCAGCTTGTGGACAGCTTAGAAGACGAAATGAAAAAAAATGA
- a CDS encoding PASTA domain-containing protein produces the protein MNLFLKIIKSIFFFLSGCFVAAVAAFLFMTVWVNSAKVVEVPYIIGESEDIAIKALKEKHLQPNIEGTGNKVLYTEPGPGSKVKEGHHIIVQLRNIEKQKVPDLIGIPGEVAEQFLIEYKIPYIIQKIKTYQKRNNGIVISTEPEPGKTYGENKVKINIGIYEGVNE, from the coding sequence ATGAACTTATTTTTGAAAATTATTAAATCAATATTTTTTTTCTTATCTGGTTGTTTTGTAGCAGCAGTAGCTGCTTTTCTGTTTATGACTGTATGGGTAAACTCTGCTAAAGTTGTAGAAGTTCCTTATATAATAGGAGAATCAGAGGATATAGCCATTAAAGCATTAAAAGAAAAACACCTTCAACCAAATATAGAAGGTACAGGTAATAAGGTTTTATATACTGAACCAGGACCTGGATCTAAAGTAAAAGAAGGGCATCATATTATAGTACAGCTTAGAAATATTGAAAAACAAAAAGTACCAGATTTAATTGGAATACCAGGTGAAGTTGCAGAGCAGTTTTTAATTGAATATAAGATACCATATATAATACAAAAGATAAAAACATATCAAAAAAGAAATAATGGAATTGTTATTTCAACAGAACCAGAACCTGGAAAAACTTATGGTGAAAATAAAGTTAAAATAAATATAGGTATTTATGAGGGTGTGAATGAATGA
- the rsgA gene encoding ribosome small subunit-dependent GTPase A: MNWEKGIVMRFHSNTVSIMNTKTKKREECVLRGKFKKQKIRPIVGDYVEYTLNEQEEYGKIENILPRKNNLYRPKIANVDQAILVTTLKNPFVDALIVDKFLIQVEKMGIDCAIVVNKVDLLQTSEEKELLQLFLDTYSPLYTTLPVSSVTGENIDKLKIIFKDKISTMAGMSGVGKSSLLNSINTGLKLRVGEISDKLKRGKHTTTYTELLHFDFGGFIADTPGFSNLELRGFNKDEIRDYFIEFLEFSPYCGFSDCSHTVEPYCMIKEKYEMGEIASSRYEDYVFIYEELKKRGDKRW, from the coding sequence ATGAATTGGGAAAAAGGAATTGTTATGAGATTTCATTCTAATACTGTTTCAATTATGAATACAAAAACAAAGAAAAGAGAAGAATGTGTTCTTAGAGGTAAATTTAAAAAACAAAAAATAAGACCCATAGTTGGAGATTATGTAGAATATACTTTAAATGAACAAGAAGAATATGGGAAAATAGAAAATATTCTTCCAAGAAAAAATAACTTATATAGACCTAAAATTGCTAATGTTGATCAAGCAATTTTAGTTACTACATTAAAAAATCCATTTGTAGATGCTTTAATTGTAGATAAATTTTTAATTCAAGTTGAAAAAATGGGTATAGACTGTGCTATTGTAGTAAATAAAGTTGATTTACTACAGACTTCTGAAGAAAAAGAATTATTACAATTATTTCTTGACACCTATTCGCCATTATATACAACTCTTCCTGTTTCTTCAGTTACAGGAGAAAATATAGATAAATTAAAGATAATTTTTAAAGATAAGATAAGTACTATGGCTGGTATGTCTGGTGTTGGAAAATCAAGTTTGTTAAATAGTATAAATACTGGTTTAAAATTAAGAGTTGGAGAAATATCAGATAAATTAAAAAGAGGGAAACATACAACAACTTATACAGAACTTCTTCACTTTGATTTTGGTGGATTTATAGCAGATACACCAGGTTTTTCAAATTTAGAGTTAAGAGGTTTTAATAAAGATGAAATAAGAGATTATTTTATAGAATTTTTAGAATTTTCTCCTTATTGTGGTTTTTCAGATTGTTCTCATACGGTAGAACCATACTGTATGATAAAAGAAAAATATGAAATGGGAGAAATTGCTTCGAGTCGATATGAAGATTATGTATTTATTTATGAAGAATTAAAAAAAAGAGGTGATAAAAGATGGTAA
- the rpe gene encoding ribulose-phosphate 3-epimerase: protein MVKIFPSILAANFANLEKDLKNVENNVDGFHMDIMDGRFVPNISFGFPVLESLRKITNKYFDTHLMIVEPDNYIERFSKVSDSITVHYEATTHLHRTISQIKKFDCEAGVSLNPHTPVSLLEEILPYLDKVLIMSVNPGFGGQKFIETTYNKIRKLKDMNSNVEIMIDGGVNPNNIDKLVKAGASSFVVGSAVFKTSDPNKAIKEMRDIL from the coding sequence ATGGTAAAAATATTTCCGTCAATACTCGCTGCAAACTTTGCTAATCTTGAAAAAGATTTAAAAAATGTTGAAAATAATGTAGATGGATTTCACATGGATATAATGGATGGTAGATTTGTTCCAAACATATCTTTTGGTTTTCCTGTTTTAGAGTCATTGAGGAAAATAACAAATAAATATTTTGATACACATTTAATGATAGTAGAACCAGACAATTATATAGAAAGATTTTCAAAAGTTTCTGATTCTATAACAGTTCATTATGAAGCAACAACACATCTTCATAGAACTATTTCTCAAATAAAAAAGTTTGATTGTGAAGCTGGAGTTTCTTTAAATCCTCATACACCAGTATCACTTTTAGAAGAAATTTTACCATATTTAGATAAGGTGCTTATAATGAGTGTTAATCCTGGATTTGGTGGCCAAAAATTTATAGAAACAACTTATAATAAAATAAGAAAATTAAAAGATATGAATTCAAATGTAGAAATAATGATTGATGGTGGAGTTAATCCAAATAATATAGATAAATTAGTAAAAGCAGGAGCATCGTCCTTTGTTGTTGGATCTGCTGTTTTTAAAACTTCTGATCCAAATAAAGCAATAAAAGAAATGAGGGATATATTATGA
- the rdgB gene encoding RdgB/HAM1 family non-canonical purine NTP pyrophosphatase, which yields MKAFLATSNKHKVEELNYISPNWIEVSPISDLFNEFNPEETGSTFIENSVIKAVTGGNKIKKIVLADDSGLCIESLDGFPGIKSSRFMEGRTYEEKMKAIFKMLEGKDRKAYFACAATYYNPMTNQLISYEGRVYGKISEVIRGHEGFGYDPFFIPDGYSETFGILGNNVKKEISHRARAFNGLFNILNKII from the coding sequence ATGAAAGCTTTTTTAGCTACTTCAAATAAACATAAAGTTGAAGAATTAAATTATATTTCTCCAAATTGGATAGAAGTATCTCCAATATCTGATTTGTTTAACGAATTTAATCCAGAAGAAACTGGTAGCACTTTTATTGAAAATTCAGTAATAAAAGCAGTTACTGGTGGAAATAAAATAAAAAAAATAGTTTTAGCAGATGATTCGGGACTTTGTATAGAATCATTAGATGGATTTCCTGGAATAAAATCTTCAAGGTTTATGGAAGGACGTACATATGAAGAAAAAATGAAAGCAATTTTTAAAATGTTAGAAGGAAAAGATAGAAAGGCTTATTTTGCGTGTGCAGCGACTTATTATAATCCAATGACTAATCAATTGATTTCATATGAAGGAAGAGTATATGGAAAGATCTCTGAAGTAATACGGGGTCATGAAGGATTTGGATACGATCCATTTTTTATACCAGATGGATATAGTGAAACATTTGGAATTCTTGGGAATAATGTAAAAAAAGAAATAAGTCATAGAGCTCGTGCATTTAATGGTTTATTTAATATATTGAATAAAATTATATGA